In a genomic window of Lepisosteus oculatus isolate fLepOcu1 chromosome 3, fLepOcu1.hap2, whole genome shotgun sequence:
- the LOC138237755 gene encoding putative uncharacterized protein DDB_G0292636, translating into MSPKKKKTQRTEETEEGDDDLEEAQAKPKSKGKTTANGEATEGKKSKSKEGLDTTAADEIKYQKKAEVNGKLKEKKKSKEDPEDDGCVVDNGIKSRKEKNNNDTKAKDKKKKTKHSVRSSEKEEIKEGKEKKTKSSSRDKKDMGAKDKKSKEGGKKHKKKEAEDEEAIPEEEEEEEEEDSKKKKKGKKSKKGSADSDEEKADKKKGKGKKSKKQIDYNEIYENELKNYHTESSDGYEDEYHKKKGKAALIYERMGSLCILRVSLDELV; encoded by the coding sequence atgtcccccaaaaagaaaaaaacccagAGAACAGAGGAAACTGAAGAAGGGGATGATGATTTAGAGGAAGCGCAAGCCAAACCGAAAAGCAAAGGTAAAACTACCGCCAACGGCGAAGCCACAGAGGGGAAGAAGTCCAAGAGTAAAGAGGGTCTCGACACCACAGCAGCAGATGAGATCAAGTACCAGAAAAAGGCTGAGGTTAATGGGAAATTGAAGGAAAAGAAGAAGTCCAAGGAAGACCCAGAAGACGATGGCTGCGTGGTAGACAATGGAATCAAGAgtcgaaaagagaagaacaacaATGATACAAAGGCAAAagacaagaagaagaaaacaaaacattccgtCCGGTCCAGTGAAAAAGAAGAGATAAAAGAAGGCAAAGAGAAGAAGACAAAGTCATCCTCCAGGGATAAAAAAGACATGGGAGCCAAAGACAAGAAGTCCAAGGAAGGTGGCAAGAAGCACAAGAAGAAGGAAGCAGAAGATGAAGAGGCAAtaccggaggaggaggaggaggaggaggaagaggattccaaaaagaagaaaaagggcAAGAAATCCAAGAAAGGCTCAGCAGACAGTGATGAAGAGAAGGCCGATAAAAAGAAAGGGAAAGGCAAAAAGTCCAAAAAGCAGATTGATTATAATGAGATCTATGAAAATGAGTTGAAAAACTAccacacagaatcctctgatgGGTATGAAGATGAGTACCACAAGAAAAAAGGTAAAGCTGCACTAATTTATGAACGCATGGGTTCCCTTTGTATACTCAGAGTAAGCCTGGATGAGCTTGTATGA